The following are encoded in a window of Arvicanthis niloticus isolate mArvNil1 chromosome 1, mArvNil1.pat.X, whole genome shotgun sequence genomic DNA:
- the Hpn gene encoding serine protease hepsin isoform X4 → MAKEGGRTASCCSRPKVAAVTVGTLLFLTGIGAASWAIVTILLRSDQEPLYQVQLSPGDSRLAVFDKTEGTWRLLCSSRSNARVAGLGCEEMGFLRALAHSELDVRTAGANGTSGFFCVDEGSLPLAQRLLDVISVCDCPRGRFLTATCQDCGRRKLPVDRIVGGQDSSLGRWPWQVSLRYDGTHLCGGSVLSGDWVLTAAHCFPERNRVLSRWRVFAGAVARTSPHAVQLGVQAVIYHGGYLPFRDPNIDENSNDIALVHLSSSLPLTEYIQPVCLPAAGQALVDGKVCTVTGWGNTQFYGQQAMVLQEARVPIISNEVCNSPDFYGNQIKPKMFCAGYPEGGIDACQGDSGGPFVCEDNISGTSRWRLCGIVSWGTGCALARKPGVYTKVIDFREWIFKAIKPMALSLDSLRSQWHGDSALTLPHLAAPRCTRIQSQSWSGSSSPTW, encoded by the exons GTGGCCGGACTGCATCATGCTGTTCCAGACCCAAGGTGGCAGCTGTCACTGTGGGTACCCTGCTGTTCCTGACAGGCATTGGGGCTGCGTCCTGGGCCATTG TGACCATCCTACTACGGAGTGACCAGGAGCCACTGTACCAAG TGCAGCTCAGTCCCGGGGACTCGCGGCTTGCGGTGTTCGACAAGACGGAGGGAACGTGGAGGCTGCTGTGCTCCTCACGCTCCAACGCCAGGGTGGCAGGGCTCGGCTGTGAGGAGATGGGCTTTCTCAG GGCTCTGGCGCACTCGGAGCTGGATGTGCGAACTGCGGGCGCCAACGGCACATCGGGCTTCTTTTGCGTGGACGAGGGCAGTCTGCCTCTGGCTCAGAGGTTGCTGGATGTCATCTCTGTATG CGACTGTCCTAGAGGCCGATTCCTGACTGCCACCTGCCAAG ACTGTGGCCGCAGAAAGCTACCGGTGGATCGCATTGTGGGAGGCCAGGACAGCAGCCTGGGAAGGTGGCCATGGCAGGTCAGCCTGCGTTATGATGGGACCCACCTCTGTGGGGGGTCTGTGCTGTCCGGGGACTGGGTGCTGACCGCTGCACATTGCTTTCCAGA GCGGAACCGGGTCCTGTCTCGGTGGCGAGTATTTGCTGGTGCTGTAGCCCGGACCTCACCCCATGCTGTGCAACTGGGGGTTCAGGCTGTGATCTATCATGGGGGCTACCTTCCCTTTCGAGACCCTAATATCGACGAAAACAGCAATGACATTGCCCTGGTCCACCTCTCTAGCTCCCTGCCTCTCACAG AATACATCCAGCCGGTGTGTCTCCCTGCTGCGGGACAGGCCCTGGTGGATGGCAAGGTCTGTACTGTGACCGGCTGGGGTAACACACAGTTCTATG GCCAACAGGCTATGGTGCTCCAAGAGGCCCGGGTTCCCATCATAAGCAACGAAGTTTGCAACAGCCCCGACTTCTACGGGAATCAGATCAAACCCAAGATGTTCTGTGCTGGCTATCCTGAGGGTGGCATTGATGCATGCCAG GGTGACAGCGGCGGCCCCTTTGTGTGTGAGGACAACATCTCTGGGACATCAAGATGGCGGCTATGCGGCATTGTAAGCTGGGGTACGGGCTGTGCTTTGGCCCGGAAGCCGGGAGTGTACACCAAAGTCATTGACTTCCGGGAGTGGATCTTCAAGGCCATAAAG CCCATGGCTCTTTCCCTAGACTCACTCCGAAGCCAGTGGCATGGTGACTCAGCCCTGACCCTGCCTCATCTCGCTGCTCCGCGCTGCACACGCATCCAGAGTCAGAGTTGGTCTGGTAGCTCCAGCCCCACGTGGTAG
- the Hpn gene encoding serine protease hepsin isoform X2, protein MAKEDEEPGAHRGGSACPRPQPGKGGRTASCCSRPKVAAVTVGTLLFLTGIGAASWAIVTILLRSDQEPLYQVQLSPGDSRLAVFDKTEGTWRLLCSSRSNARVAGLGCEEMGFLRALAHSELDVRTAGANGTSGFFCVDEGSLPLAQRLLDVISVCDCPRGRFLTATCQDCGRRKLPVDRIVGGQDSSLGRWPWQVSLRYDGTHLCGGSVLSGDWVLTAAHCFPERNRVLSRWRVFAGAVARTSPHAVQLGVQAVIYHGGYLPFRDPNIDENSNDIALVHLSSSLPLTEYIQPVCLPAAGQALVDGKVCTVTGWGNTQFYGQQAMVLQEARVPIISNEVCNSPDFYGNQIKPKMFCAGYPEGGIDACQGDSGGPFVCEDNISGTSRWRLCGIVSWGTGCALARKPGVYTKVIDFREWIFKAIKPMALSLDSLRSQWHGDSALTLPHLAAPRCTRIQSQSWSGSSSPTW, encoded by the exons ATGAGGAACCTGGGGCTCACAGAGGAGGTTCCGCTTGTCCAAGACCCCAGCCTGGAAAGG GTGGCCGGACTGCATCATGCTGTTCCAGACCCAAGGTGGCAGCTGTCACTGTGGGTACCCTGCTGTTCCTGACAGGCATTGGGGCTGCGTCCTGGGCCATTG TGACCATCCTACTACGGAGTGACCAGGAGCCACTGTACCAAG TGCAGCTCAGTCCCGGGGACTCGCGGCTTGCGGTGTTCGACAAGACGGAGGGAACGTGGAGGCTGCTGTGCTCCTCACGCTCCAACGCCAGGGTGGCAGGGCTCGGCTGTGAGGAGATGGGCTTTCTCAG GGCTCTGGCGCACTCGGAGCTGGATGTGCGAACTGCGGGCGCCAACGGCACATCGGGCTTCTTTTGCGTGGACGAGGGCAGTCTGCCTCTGGCTCAGAGGTTGCTGGATGTCATCTCTGTATG CGACTGTCCTAGAGGCCGATTCCTGACTGCCACCTGCCAAG ACTGTGGCCGCAGAAAGCTACCGGTGGATCGCATTGTGGGAGGCCAGGACAGCAGCCTGGGAAGGTGGCCATGGCAGGTCAGCCTGCGTTATGATGGGACCCACCTCTGTGGGGGGTCTGTGCTGTCCGGGGACTGGGTGCTGACCGCTGCACATTGCTTTCCAGA GCGGAACCGGGTCCTGTCTCGGTGGCGAGTATTTGCTGGTGCTGTAGCCCGGACCTCACCCCATGCTGTGCAACTGGGGGTTCAGGCTGTGATCTATCATGGGGGCTACCTTCCCTTTCGAGACCCTAATATCGACGAAAACAGCAATGACATTGCCCTGGTCCACCTCTCTAGCTCCCTGCCTCTCACAG AATACATCCAGCCGGTGTGTCTCCCTGCTGCGGGACAGGCCCTGGTGGATGGCAAGGTCTGTACTGTGACCGGCTGGGGTAACACACAGTTCTATG GCCAACAGGCTATGGTGCTCCAAGAGGCCCGGGTTCCCATCATAAGCAACGAAGTTTGCAACAGCCCCGACTTCTACGGGAATCAGATCAAACCCAAGATGTTCTGTGCTGGCTATCCTGAGGGTGGCATTGATGCATGCCAG GGTGACAGCGGCGGCCCCTTTGTGTGTGAGGACAACATCTCTGGGACATCAAGATGGCGGCTATGCGGCATTGTAAGCTGGGGTACGGGCTGTGCTTTGGCCCGGAAGCCGGGAGTGTACACCAAAGTCATTGACTTCCGGGAGTGGATCTTCAAGGCCATAAAG CCCATGGCTCTTTCCCTAGACTCACTCCGAAGCCAGTGGCATGGTGACTCAGCCCTGACCCTGCCTCATCTCGCTGCTCCGCGCTGCACACGCATCCAGAGTCAGAGTTGGTCTGGTAGCTCCAGCCCCACGTGGTAG
- the Hpn gene encoding serine protease hepsin isoform X5, translating into MAKEDEEPGAHRGGSACPRPQPGKGGRTASCCSRPKVAAVTVGTLLFLTGIGAASWAIVTILLRSDQEPLYQVQLSPGDSRLAVFDKTEGTWRLLCSSRSNARVAGLGCEEMGFLRALAHSELDVRTAGANGTSGFFCVDEGSLPLAQRLLDVISVCDCPRGRFLTATCQDCGRRKLPVDRIVGGQDSSLGRWPWQVSLRYDGTHLCGGSVLSGDWVLTAAHCFPERNRVLSRWRVFAGAVARTSPHAVQLGVQAVIYHGGYLPFRDPNIDENSNDIALVHLSSSLPLTEYIQPVCLPAAGQALVDGKVCTVTGWGNTQFYGQQAMVLQEARVPIISNEVCNSPDFYGNQIKPKMFCAGYPEGGIDACQGDSGGPFVCEDNISGTSRWRLCGIVSWGTGCALARKPGVYTKVIDFREWIFKAIKTHSEASGMVTQP; encoded by the exons ATGAGGAACCTGGGGCTCACAGAGGAGGTTCCGCTTGTCCAAGACCCCAGCCTGGAAAGG GTGGCCGGACTGCATCATGCTGTTCCAGACCCAAGGTGGCAGCTGTCACTGTGGGTACCCTGCTGTTCCTGACAGGCATTGGGGCTGCGTCCTGGGCCATTG TGACCATCCTACTACGGAGTGACCAGGAGCCACTGTACCAAG TGCAGCTCAGTCCCGGGGACTCGCGGCTTGCGGTGTTCGACAAGACGGAGGGAACGTGGAGGCTGCTGTGCTCCTCACGCTCCAACGCCAGGGTGGCAGGGCTCGGCTGTGAGGAGATGGGCTTTCTCAG GGCTCTGGCGCACTCGGAGCTGGATGTGCGAACTGCGGGCGCCAACGGCACATCGGGCTTCTTTTGCGTGGACGAGGGCAGTCTGCCTCTGGCTCAGAGGTTGCTGGATGTCATCTCTGTATG CGACTGTCCTAGAGGCCGATTCCTGACTGCCACCTGCCAAG ACTGTGGCCGCAGAAAGCTACCGGTGGATCGCATTGTGGGAGGCCAGGACAGCAGCCTGGGAAGGTGGCCATGGCAGGTCAGCCTGCGTTATGATGGGACCCACCTCTGTGGGGGGTCTGTGCTGTCCGGGGACTGGGTGCTGACCGCTGCACATTGCTTTCCAGA GCGGAACCGGGTCCTGTCTCGGTGGCGAGTATTTGCTGGTGCTGTAGCCCGGACCTCACCCCATGCTGTGCAACTGGGGGTTCAGGCTGTGATCTATCATGGGGGCTACCTTCCCTTTCGAGACCCTAATATCGACGAAAACAGCAATGACATTGCCCTGGTCCACCTCTCTAGCTCCCTGCCTCTCACAG AATACATCCAGCCGGTGTGTCTCCCTGCTGCGGGACAGGCCCTGGTGGATGGCAAGGTCTGTACTGTGACCGGCTGGGGTAACACACAGTTCTATG GCCAACAGGCTATGGTGCTCCAAGAGGCCCGGGTTCCCATCATAAGCAACGAAGTTTGCAACAGCCCCGACTTCTACGGGAATCAGATCAAACCCAAGATGTTCTGTGCTGGCTATCCTGAGGGTGGCATTGATGCATGCCAG GGTGACAGCGGCGGCCCCTTTGTGTGTGAGGACAACATCTCTGGGACATCAAGATGGCGGCTATGCGGCATTGTAAGCTGGGGTACGGGCTGTGCTTTGGCCCGGAAGCCGGGAGTGTACACCAAAGTCATTGACTTCCGGGAGTGGATCTTCAAGGCCATAAAG ACTCACTCCGAAGCCAGTGGCATGGTGACTCAGCCCTGA
- the Hpn gene encoding serine protease hepsin isoform X6: MAKEGGRTASCCSRPKVAAVTVGTLLFLTGIGAASWAIVTILLRSDQEPLYQVQLSPGDSRLAVFDKTEGTWRLLCSSRSNARVAGLGCEEMGFLRALAHSELDVRTAGANGTSGFFCVDEGSLPLAQRLLDVISVCDCPRGRFLTATCQDCGRRKLPVDRIVGGQDSSLGRWPWQVSLRYDGTHLCGGSVLSGDWVLTAAHCFPERNRVLSRWRVFAGAVARTSPHAVQLGVQAVIYHGGYLPFRDPNIDENSNDIALVHLSSSLPLTEYIQPVCLPAAGQALVDGKVCTVTGWGNTQFYGQQAMVLQEARVPIISNEVCNSPDFYGNQIKPKMFCAGYPEGGIDACQGDSGGPFVCEDNISGTSRWRLCGIVSWGTGCALARKPGVYTKVIDFREWIFKAIKTHSEASGMVTQP, encoded by the exons GTGGCCGGACTGCATCATGCTGTTCCAGACCCAAGGTGGCAGCTGTCACTGTGGGTACCCTGCTGTTCCTGACAGGCATTGGGGCTGCGTCCTGGGCCATTG TGACCATCCTACTACGGAGTGACCAGGAGCCACTGTACCAAG TGCAGCTCAGTCCCGGGGACTCGCGGCTTGCGGTGTTCGACAAGACGGAGGGAACGTGGAGGCTGCTGTGCTCCTCACGCTCCAACGCCAGGGTGGCAGGGCTCGGCTGTGAGGAGATGGGCTTTCTCAG GGCTCTGGCGCACTCGGAGCTGGATGTGCGAACTGCGGGCGCCAACGGCACATCGGGCTTCTTTTGCGTGGACGAGGGCAGTCTGCCTCTGGCTCAGAGGTTGCTGGATGTCATCTCTGTATG CGACTGTCCTAGAGGCCGATTCCTGACTGCCACCTGCCAAG ACTGTGGCCGCAGAAAGCTACCGGTGGATCGCATTGTGGGAGGCCAGGACAGCAGCCTGGGAAGGTGGCCATGGCAGGTCAGCCTGCGTTATGATGGGACCCACCTCTGTGGGGGGTCTGTGCTGTCCGGGGACTGGGTGCTGACCGCTGCACATTGCTTTCCAGA GCGGAACCGGGTCCTGTCTCGGTGGCGAGTATTTGCTGGTGCTGTAGCCCGGACCTCACCCCATGCTGTGCAACTGGGGGTTCAGGCTGTGATCTATCATGGGGGCTACCTTCCCTTTCGAGACCCTAATATCGACGAAAACAGCAATGACATTGCCCTGGTCCACCTCTCTAGCTCCCTGCCTCTCACAG AATACATCCAGCCGGTGTGTCTCCCTGCTGCGGGACAGGCCCTGGTGGATGGCAAGGTCTGTACTGTGACCGGCTGGGGTAACACACAGTTCTATG GCCAACAGGCTATGGTGCTCCAAGAGGCCCGGGTTCCCATCATAAGCAACGAAGTTTGCAACAGCCCCGACTTCTACGGGAATCAGATCAAACCCAAGATGTTCTGTGCTGGCTATCCTGAGGGTGGCATTGATGCATGCCAG GGTGACAGCGGCGGCCCCTTTGTGTGTGAGGACAACATCTCTGGGACATCAAGATGGCGGCTATGCGGCATTGTAAGCTGGGGTACGGGCTGTGCTTTGGCCCGGAAGCCGGGAGTGTACACCAAAGTCATTGACTTCCGGGAGTGGATCTTCAAGGCCATAAAG ACTCACTCCGAAGCCAGTGGCATGGTGACTCAGCCCTGA
- the Hpn gene encoding serine protease hepsin isoform X3, which translates to MRNLGLTEEVPLVQDPSLERGTGPVPNPCCAEDRPGSGPSLVSVAGGRTASCCSRPKVAAVTVGTLLFLTGIGAASWAIVTILLRSDQEPLYQVQLSPGDSRLAVFDKTEGTWRLLCSSRSNARVAGLGCEEMGFLRALAHSELDVRTAGANGTSGFFCVDEGSLPLAQRLLDVISVCDCPRGRFLTATCQDCGRRKLPVDRIVGGQDSSLGRWPWQVSLRYDGTHLCGGSVLSGDWVLTAAHCFPERNRVLSRWRVFAGAVARTSPHAVQLGVQAVIYHGGYLPFRDPNIDENSNDIALVHLSSSLPLTEYIQPVCLPAAGQALVDGKVCTVTGWGNTQFYGQQAMVLQEARVPIISNEVCNSPDFYGNQIKPKMFCAGYPEGGIDACQGDSGGPFVCEDNISGTSRWRLCGIVSWGTGCALARKPGVYTKVIDFREWIFKAIKTHSEASGMVTQP; encoded by the exons ATGAGGAACCTGGGGCTCACAGAGGAGGTTCCGCTTGTCCAAGACCCCAGCCTGGAAAGG GGGACTGGCCCAGTGCCCAACCCTTGCTGTGCTGAGGACAGACCTGGCAGTGGCCCCAGCTTGGTGTCTGTTGCAGGTGGCCGGACTGCATCATGCTGTTCCAGACCCAAGGTGGCAGCTGTCACTGTGGGTACCCTGCTGTTCCTGACAGGCATTGGGGCTGCGTCCTGGGCCATTG TGACCATCCTACTACGGAGTGACCAGGAGCCACTGTACCAAG TGCAGCTCAGTCCCGGGGACTCGCGGCTTGCGGTGTTCGACAAGACGGAGGGAACGTGGAGGCTGCTGTGCTCCTCACGCTCCAACGCCAGGGTGGCAGGGCTCGGCTGTGAGGAGATGGGCTTTCTCAG GGCTCTGGCGCACTCGGAGCTGGATGTGCGAACTGCGGGCGCCAACGGCACATCGGGCTTCTTTTGCGTGGACGAGGGCAGTCTGCCTCTGGCTCAGAGGTTGCTGGATGTCATCTCTGTATG CGACTGTCCTAGAGGCCGATTCCTGACTGCCACCTGCCAAG ACTGTGGCCGCAGAAAGCTACCGGTGGATCGCATTGTGGGAGGCCAGGACAGCAGCCTGGGAAGGTGGCCATGGCAGGTCAGCCTGCGTTATGATGGGACCCACCTCTGTGGGGGGTCTGTGCTGTCCGGGGACTGGGTGCTGACCGCTGCACATTGCTTTCCAGA GCGGAACCGGGTCCTGTCTCGGTGGCGAGTATTTGCTGGTGCTGTAGCCCGGACCTCACCCCATGCTGTGCAACTGGGGGTTCAGGCTGTGATCTATCATGGGGGCTACCTTCCCTTTCGAGACCCTAATATCGACGAAAACAGCAATGACATTGCCCTGGTCCACCTCTCTAGCTCCCTGCCTCTCACAG AATACATCCAGCCGGTGTGTCTCCCTGCTGCGGGACAGGCCCTGGTGGATGGCAAGGTCTGTACTGTGACCGGCTGGGGTAACACACAGTTCTATG GCCAACAGGCTATGGTGCTCCAAGAGGCCCGGGTTCCCATCATAAGCAACGAAGTTTGCAACAGCCCCGACTTCTACGGGAATCAGATCAAACCCAAGATGTTCTGTGCTGGCTATCCTGAGGGTGGCATTGATGCATGCCAG GGTGACAGCGGCGGCCCCTTTGTGTGTGAGGACAACATCTCTGGGACATCAAGATGGCGGCTATGCGGCATTGTAAGCTGGGGTACGGGCTGTGCTTTGGCCCGGAAGCCGGGAGTGTACACCAAAGTCATTGACTTCCGGGAGTGGATCTTCAAGGCCATAAAG ACTCACTCCGAAGCCAGTGGCATGGTGACTCAGCCCTGA
- the Hpn gene encoding serine protease hepsin isoform X1, giving the protein MRNLGLTEEVPLVQDPSLERGTGPVPNPCCAEDRPGSGPSLVSVAGGRTASCCSRPKVAAVTVGTLLFLTGIGAASWAIVTILLRSDQEPLYQVQLSPGDSRLAVFDKTEGTWRLLCSSRSNARVAGLGCEEMGFLRALAHSELDVRTAGANGTSGFFCVDEGSLPLAQRLLDVISVCDCPRGRFLTATCQDCGRRKLPVDRIVGGQDSSLGRWPWQVSLRYDGTHLCGGSVLSGDWVLTAAHCFPERNRVLSRWRVFAGAVARTSPHAVQLGVQAVIYHGGYLPFRDPNIDENSNDIALVHLSSSLPLTEYIQPVCLPAAGQALVDGKVCTVTGWGNTQFYGQQAMVLQEARVPIISNEVCNSPDFYGNQIKPKMFCAGYPEGGIDACQGDSGGPFVCEDNISGTSRWRLCGIVSWGTGCALARKPGVYTKVIDFREWIFKAIKPMALSLDSLRSQWHGDSALTLPHLAAPRCTRIQSQSWSGSSSPTW; this is encoded by the exons ATGAGGAACCTGGGGCTCACAGAGGAGGTTCCGCTTGTCCAAGACCCCAGCCTGGAAAGG GGGACTGGCCCAGTGCCCAACCCTTGCTGTGCTGAGGACAGACCTGGCAGTGGCCCCAGCTTGGTGTCTGTTGCAGGTGGCCGGACTGCATCATGCTGTTCCAGACCCAAGGTGGCAGCTGTCACTGTGGGTACCCTGCTGTTCCTGACAGGCATTGGGGCTGCGTCCTGGGCCATTG TGACCATCCTACTACGGAGTGACCAGGAGCCACTGTACCAAG TGCAGCTCAGTCCCGGGGACTCGCGGCTTGCGGTGTTCGACAAGACGGAGGGAACGTGGAGGCTGCTGTGCTCCTCACGCTCCAACGCCAGGGTGGCAGGGCTCGGCTGTGAGGAGATGGGCTTTCTCAG GGCTCTGGCGCACTCGGAGCTGGATGTGCGAACTGCGGGCGCCAACGGCACATCGGGCTTCTTTTGCGTGGACGAGGGCAGTCTGCCTCTGGCTCAGAGGTTGCTGGATGTCATCTCTGTATG CGACTGTCCTAGAGGCCGATTCCTGACTGCCACCTGCCAAG ACTGTGGCCGCAGAAAGCTACCGGTGGATCGCATTGTGGGAGGCCAGGACAGCAGCCTGGGAAGGTGGCCATGGCAGGTCAGCCTGCGTTATGATGGGACCCACCTCTGTGGGGGGTCTGTGCTGTCCGGGGACTGGGTGCTGACCGCTGCACATTGCTTTCCAGA GCGGAACCGGGTCCTGTCTCGGTGGCGAGTATTTGCTGGTGCTGTAGCCCGGACCTCACCCCATGCTGTGCAACTGGGGGTTCAGGCTGTGATCTATCATGGGGGCTACCTTCCCTTTCGAGACCCTAATATCGACGAAAACAGCAATGACATTGCCCTGGTCCACCTCTCTAGCTCCCTGCCTCTCACAG AATACATCCAGCCGGTGTGTCTCCCTGCTGCGGGACAGGCCCTGGTGGATGGCAAGGTCTGTACTGTGACCGGCTGGGGTAACACACAGTTCTATG GCCAACAGGCTATGGTGCTCCAAGAGGCCCGGGTTCCCATCATAAGCAACGAAGTTTGCAACAGCCCCGACTTCTACGGGAATCAGATCAAACCCAAGATGTTCTGTGCTGGCTATCCTGAGGGTGGCATTGATGCATGCCAG GGTGACAGCGGCGGCCCCTTTGTGTGTGAGGACAACATCTCTGGGACATCAAGATGGCGGCTATGCGGCATTGTAAGCTGGGGTACGGGCTGTGCTTTGGCCCGGAAGCCGGGAGTGTACACCAAAGTCATTGACTTCCGGGAGTGGATCTTCAAGGCCATAAAG CCCATGGCTCTTTCCCTAGACTCACTCCGAAGCCAGTGGCATGGTGACTCAGCCCTGACCCTGCCTCATCTCGCTGCTCCGCGCTGCACACGCATCCAGAGTCAGAGTTGGTCTGGTAGCTCCAGCCCCACGTGGTAG